One stretch of bacterium DNA includes these proteins:
- a CDS encoding helix-turn-helix transcriptional regulator, translating into MSFALHRERLIGDVLRTTFEAATFKDLDIETLPLIDRLCDTSVSMIYRTNEKGELINIGGDRETHNGYVERYRHSDPMQNALCREDVRILRGPRCPEWKKFLELPVYHEHAKLHGIDNYIVFRLTESKIFEPGSVGIILARSRRQPDFSEGEEHLLARILPSLEAMVRRISRSEARFETQALLETILDLDSPAKIACDLQGRLLWASESAAGWLGLSHRKHALPELLAEAARRVGALCRQGRPTEPPIPQVRLVGENQASVLVELRLARTRNGSPFVLAELRVPKVSLELADAAARFHLTLAETHVLEALARGLSDLLISRELFISRATVRTHVGRILAKLGVASRTQAALLAHGLPH; encoded by the coding sequence ATGTCTTTTGCGCTTCACCGAGAAAGGCTGATCGGCGACGTCCTTCGAACCACCTTCGAAGCCGCGACCTTCAAGGATCTCGACATCGAAACCCTGCCGCTGATCGACCGGCTCTGCGACACCAGCGTTTCCATGATCTATCGCACCAATGAAAAAGGAGAGTTGATCAACATCGGCGGCGACCGCGAAACCCACAACGGCTACGTCGAGCGATACCGACACTCCGATCCGATGCAGAACGCGCTTTGCCGAGAGGATGTCCGAATTCTCCGCGGCCCCCGCTGCCCGGAGTGGAAGAAATTCTTGGAGCTTCCGGTCTACCACGAACATGCCAAGCTCCACGGCATCGACAATTACATCGTTTTTCGCCTCACCGAGAGCAAAATCTTCGAGCCCGGCTCGGTGGGGATCATCCTGGCCCGCTCCCGGCGCCAGCCCGACTTCAGCGAAGGCGAGGAGCATCTCTTGGCGCGGATTCTACCGTCGCTCGAAGCGATGGTCCGGAGGATCTCGCGCAGCGAAGCGCGGTTCGAAACCCAGGCCCTTCTCGAAACGATTCTCGACCTGGACTCACCGGCTAAAATTGCCTGCGACCTCCAGGGCCGGCTCCTCTGGGCTTCGGAAAGCGCGGCCGGCTGGCTCGGACTGAGCCACCGAAAGCATGCTCTACCCGAGCTTCTCGCCGAAGCGGCGCGGCGAGTGGGAGCTTTATGTCGCCAAGGCCGACCGACCGAGCCCCCCATTCCCCAGGTGAGGCTTGTCGGCGAAAATCAAGCTTCGGTCCTGGTCGAACTGCGTTTGGCCCGCACCCGAAACGGCTCGCCCTTCGTGTTAGCCGAGCTTCGGGTTCCGAAGGTGAGCCTGGAATTGGCCGATGCCGCGGCCCGCTTTCATCTAACCCTCGCCGAAACCCACGTCCTCGAGGCCTTGGCCCGGGGCCTTTCCGACCTCCTGATCAGCCGGGAGCTTTTCATCTCCCGCGCCACCGTTCGAACCCATGTCGGCCGCATCCTCGCCAAACTGGGCGTGGCTTCCCGCACCCAAGCCGCTCTCTTGGCCCACGGGCTCCCTCACTGA